GTAGTTGCAGCTGTACTGCGGCGGCGTAGTCGGGCCCGGAGGTAAATTAACCGGCAAGGGTTTGCTTGTCTGGGCAGGAGGCAGAGGTGTAGTGCTGCAAGCCGCCAGCAAGAGCGCAGCAATCAGCGGTGAGTAATGTGTCAGCTTCATGATTTCATCAACTTACGATCACCCTGCACACTCATTAAAAGGCCAAAGCCGGTCAGCAGCGACACCATCGATGTGCCGCCATAAGAGACCAGTGGCAGCGGAACGCCCACCACGGGCAGAATCCCGGAAACCATGCCCATATTAACGAAGGCGTAGGTAAAAAATGTCAGCGTAATCGCCCCGGCTAATAAACGCCCAAACAAGGTTGAGGCGTTATTGGCGATAATTAAGCCGCGGCCAATCAGCAGCAAATATAAAATTAATAGGATGGCATTACCCAAAAGGCCAAATTCCTCACCAAACACTGCAAAGATAAAGTCCGTAGTGCGTTCTGGAATAAAATCTAGATGGGTTTGTGTGCCGTTCAGCCAGCCTTTACCTAAGATTCCGCCCGAGCCAATTGCAATCGTTCCCTGAATAATATGGTAGCCAGCACCCAGCGGATCTTGCATGGGATCAAGCATGGTGGCAACACGGCGGCATTGGTATTCGTGCAGAATATTAATGCAGGAGTTCCAGTGCATGACTACATAGGCCAGCCCGCCGCCTGCAGCCCCCATCAGGCCGATAAACTTCCACGATAAGCCGGCAAAAAACAGCACATAAAAGCCAGATGATGCAATCAGCAGGC
This portion of the Iodobacter fluviatilis genome encodes:
- the rodA gene encoding rod shape-determining protein RodA → MIKHLWGRFIRPIDPWLLLFTILVLILSTILLFSASNRDLDMIINKITFMGIALTVMWLVANTSQQTLIRLAVPAYVVGLLLLIAVALFGDISHGARRWLHIGVTKIQPSELMKLALPMMLAWYFHHFETSIRWKHYLFAAMLMIVPVGLIMKQPDLGTSLLIASSGFYVLFFAGLSWKFIGLMGAAGGGLAYVVMHWNSCINILHEYQCRRVATMLDPMQDPLGAGYHIIQGTIAIGSGGILGKGWLNGTQTHLDFIPERTTDFIFAVFGEEFGLLGNAILLILYLLLIGRGLIIANNASTLFGRLLAGAITLTFFTYAFVNMGMVSGILPVVGVPLPLVSYGGTSMVSLLTGFGLLMSVQGDRKLMKS